A stretch of the Papaver somniferum cultivar HN1 chromosome 6, ASM357369v1, whole genome shotgun sequence genome encodes the following:
- the LOC113290082 gene encoding pentatricopeptide repeat-containing protein At4g02750-like produces MKRILKPMSGNGSLVFKQNTKITQLGKSGRVKEAIQIFESISNKNTVSWNSMISAYAKNGKINDARRLFDEMPRRNLVSWNTMISGYSHNGQVHEAAALFDEMPQRDYFSWTLMITCYTRNGELDKANNLFDMLPDKQDPVCWNALIAGYAKSQWIEEARRLFDRMPVKNLVSRNSMLAAYTQNELMDLGLKFFLGMEDKDVVSWNLMVHGFVQLGDLESASLFFNRIPNPNVVSWVTLLSGYAKSGKIEEAKRTFEEMPEKNIISWNAMIAGYMQNSQINDALKIFKEMPERNSASWTAVINGYVQNGKLEEARELLEKMPSGNATAQTSMISGYVQKMRIDEARQIFDKIGSRDSVCWNTMIGGYVQCGKMSEAIRLFEQMPRKNLVTWNTLIAGFAQSGKMDKAIDIFEVMKEKNLVSWNSIISGFTQNGLFSEALQHFVLMGKEGRKPDQSTFACGLIACANLAALPIGKQIQNLVFKSGYAQDLYVTNALISMYSKCGRISKAEQVFRDTDTVDIISWNSLISGYALNGYGKEAIKIFEEMEVKGLCPDQVTFVGVLSACSHAGLVDHGIKLFKLMTETYSIDPVEEHYACMVDLLGRAGKLEEAYKLVIEMPVTANAGTWGALLGACRMHKNADLGKIAAEKLFEYEPHKTSNYVLMSNIHAEAGRWNEVERVRMLMKERRVEKQPGCSWIEVENRIHPFFSGDSAETRTIDICEALTLLTLHARSTDFVPDVELFQLDHG; encoded by the coding sequence atgaaaaggatTCTGAAACCAATGAGTGGAAATggaagtttggttttcaaacaaaATACGAAGATTACCCAATTGGGTAAATCTGGTAGAGTTAAAGAAGCCATTCAGATATTTGAGAGCATATCAAATAAAAATACTGTATCATGGAATTCCATGATCTCTGCTTATGCTAAAAACGGGAAAATTAATGATGCACGTAGGCTGTTCGATGAAATGCCTCGAAGGAATCTTGTTTCATGGAACACAATGATATCTGGTTATTCTCATAATGGTCAAGTACATGAAGCAGCTGCCTTGTTCGATGAAATGCCTCAAAGAGATTACTTTTCTTGGACTTTGATGATAACTTGCTACACCAGAAATGGTGAGCTTGATAAAGCAAATAACTTGTTTGATATGCTTCCGGATAAACAAGACCCAGTTTGTTGGAATGCTCTGATAGCTGGTTATGCAAAGAGTCAGTGGATTGAAGAAGCTCGAAGGTTGTTTGATAGAATGCCAGTCAAGAATTTGGTTTCGCGGAATTCTATGCTTGCGGCTTATACTCAGAATGAACTCATGGATTTGGGTTTGAAGTTTTTTCTCGGAATGGAAGATAAAGATGTTGTTTCTTGGAATCTGATGGTTCATGGGTTTGTTCAGCTCGGCGACTTGGAATCAGCATCATTGTTTTTTAATAGAATTCCAAACCCGAATGTCGTTTCTTGGGTCACATTGTTAAGTGGTTATGCAAAAAGTGGTAAGATAGAGGAAGCGAAAAGAACGTTCGAGGAAATGCCTGAGAAAAATATCATTTCTTGGAATGCTATGATCGCAGGTTATATGCAGAATTCACAAATTAATGATGCTCTGAAAATTTTCAAAGAAATGCCAGAGAGGAATTCTGCATCATGGACTGCAGTGATCAATGGGTACGTCCAAAACGGTAAGCTTGAAGAAGCAAGAGAGTTACTTGAGAAGATGCCTTCAGGGAATGCCACTGCTCAAACTAGTATGATCTCTGGGTATGTGCAGAAAATGAGGATCGATGAAGCGCGGCAAATATTTGATAAGATTGGTTCCCGAGATTCTGTATGTTGGAACACTATGATTGGAGGTTATGTTCAATGTGGTAAAATGAGCGAAGCGATAAGATTGTTTGAGCAAATGCCAAGAAAGAATTTAGTTACATGGAATACTTTGATTGCTGGTTTTGCTCAAAGTGGGAAAATGGATAAGGCAATTGATATCTTTGAGGTTatgaaagagaaaaatttagTTTCTTGGAATTCAATAATATCAGGATTTACTCAAAATGGGTTGTTCTCGGAGGCTCTTCAGCATTTCGTGTTAATGGGAAAGGAAGGGAGAAAACCTGATCAATCTACTTTTGCTTGTGGTCTCATTGCTTGTGCTAATCTTGCAGCATTGCCAATTGGGAAGCAAATCCAAAATCTTGTTTTCAAGAGTGGCTATGCTCAAGATTTATATGTTACAAATGCTTTGATCAGTATGTACTCTAAATGTGGAAGAATCTCAAAGGCTGAACAAGTTTTTAGAGATACAGATACGGTCGACATCATTTCGTGGAATTCTTTGATATCTGGTTATGCACTGAATGGATATGGGAAAGAGGCGATTAAAATTTTCGAAGAGATGGAGGTTAAGGGGTTATGCCCAGATCAGGTTACCTTTGTTGGGGTTTTATCTGCTTGCAGTCATGCAGGGTTGGTTGATCATGGGATAAAATTGTTTAAATTAATGACTGAAACTTACTCCATTGACCCTGTGGAAGAACACTATGCCTGCATGGTTGATTTGCTAGGGCGTGCAGGAAAGTTGGAAGAAGCATATAAACTTGTAATTGAGATGCCGGTGACGGCTAATGCAGGAACTTGGGGTGCATTACTCGGGGCGTGTCGGATGCATAAGAATGCAGACTTAGGGAAAATTGCAGCTGAGAAGCTTTTCGAGTATGAAccacacaaaacatcaaattatgTTTTAATGTCTAATATTCACGCCGAAGCAGGTAGATGGAATGAGGTGGAACGGGTGAGGATGCTGATGAAGGAGCGGAGAGTGGAAAAACAACCTGGGTGTAGTTGGATTGAAGTAGAAAATCGGATCCATCCATTCTTCTCTGGTGATTCAGCAGAAACCAGGACAATAGACATTTGTGAAGCACTGACTCTTCTGACATTGCATGCTAGAAGCACAGATTTTGTTCCTGATGTCGAACTTTTCCAGCTTGATCATGGGTGA
- the LOC113291792 gene encoding G2/mitotic-specific cyclin-2-like — MRLNREILLESAEKTFEEDDAVFDETETAFGIGAETVVGDIGGFMVAYAGSVVEADVGKETDVVAAETVSEWDVEVAIADAAFPDKAINYLTSSLLELEENTSPCCFVIQISFGPVVYIDGVDAGHGGSDGVHGYMYSLDAAVNDLKIIFLYRNHGICDKNPSVVVHRPITRKIATQISNQNQPCQVETKKPVQNSSSIMIEKVSNKVLIDVDEYRADSSFSDPMFVKHTEAILDEFEIFEDIDLMEEEVEMEDIVEELILDIDSCDSKNTLAVLDYINDIYAHYKKTENSSCVSPNYMVQQSNINEKMRVILVDWLIEVHDKFELMDETLFLMVNIIDRFLAHQTVERKKLQLVGITAMLLACKYEEVSVPVVDDLILISDKAYTRKQVLDMVNVSLLINKLQFNMSAPTSYVFMKRFLKTAQSDKKLELLSFFLIELSLVDHDMLRLPPSLLVVASIYTTQFTLNRTRHWSKTTEWHSYYSEDQLQMVAGGSGLGTVMEWNTKTPL; from the exons ATGCGGCTAAATCGGGAAATCCTCCTCGAAAGTGCTGAGAAGACCTTCGAGGAAGATGACGCTGTgtttgatgaaactgaaacagcTTTCGGCATAGGTGCTGAAACCGTTGTCGGTGACATTGGGGGATTTATGGTGGCATATGCTGGGTCGGTTGTTGAAGCGGATGTCGGGAAGGAGacggatgttgttgctgctgagacaGTTTCCGAGTGGGATGTTGAGGTTGCTATTGCTGATGCGGCTTTC CCTGATAAAGCAATTAACTATTTGACATCATCCCTGTTGGAACTAGAGGAGAACACCTCACCCTGTTGTTTTGTTATCCAAATATCATTTGGCCCCGTTGTGTACATAGATGGAGTAGATGCTG gaCATGGTGGAAGTGATGGCGTCCATGGATACATGTATTCCCTTGATGCTGCAGTCAATGACTTG aaaattatttttttgtatagaaATCATGGGATCTGTGACAAAAATCCTTCCGTTGTTGTGCATAGACCAATTACAAGAAAGATTGCTACTCAAATTTCTAACCAAAACCAACCTTGTCAAGTG GAAACTAAGAAGCCAGTACAGAATTCATCATCGATTATGATTGAAAAAGTATCAAATAAGGTCCTTATAGATGTAGATGAATATAGAGCAGATAGTTCCTTCTCCGATCCAATGTTTGTGAAGCACACTGAAGCAATTCTTGATGAATTCGAAATCTTCGAGGATATTGACTTAATG GAAGAGGAAGTTGAGATGGAGGATATTGTTGAAGAACTCATTCTGGATATTGATAGTTGCGACTCAAAGAACACACTTGCAGTTTTAGATTATATCAATGATATATATGCTCACTACAAGAAAACTGAG AATTCTAGTTGTGTATCTCCCAACTATATGGTTCAGCAATCCAACATCAATGAGAAGATGAGGGTCATCCTAGTTGATTGGTTAATCGAG GTGCATGATAAATTTGAGCTCATGGATGAGACATTATTCCTTATGGTTAACATTATAGACAGATTCTTAGCCCACCAAACTGTGGAACGAAAGAAACTTCAGTTGGTCGGAATTACAGCCATGCTTTTAGCATGCAAGTATGAGGAAGTTTCAGTACCGGTTGTAGATGATCTTATTCTAATTTCTGACAAGGCTTATACAAGGAAGCAAGTTCTTGATATGGTAAATGTTTCACTTCTAA TAAATAAATTGCAATTCAATATGTCAGCTCCAACTTCATATGTATTTATGAAAAGATTCCTTAAAACGGCTCAGTCTGATAAGAAG CTTGAGCTTCTCTCCTTTTTCTTGATCGAGCTATCCTTGGTTGATCATGACATGCTTAGGTTACCACCATCTCTGTTAGTTGTTGCATCCATCTACACTACTCAATTTACTCTTAACAGGACTAGACATTGGAGTAAGACCACAGAGTGGCATTCATATTACTCAGAAGATCAATTACA gaTGGTTGCAGGTGGTTCTGGACTCGGAACAGTGATGGAGTGGAACACAAAGACTCCCTTGTAG